One window from the genome of Deltaproteobacteria bacterium encodes:
- a CDS encoding diguanylate cyclase, protein MKFLIVEDETVSRLLLQRILQNQGYEVLVAKDGQEAWEIFQREKKNIYLLVIDWMMPVMNGLELCKKIRKAETSHYVYIIFLSAKGEKKDIVKGLKAGADDYLTKPFDKEELLSRINVGLRIIKLEQALKEANQKLYILATLDGLTKILNRRELLNRLKGELSRASRKRTPFYLFMLDIDHFKKVNDRYGHDAGDKVLVEVVNRIKSQLRSYDVVGRYGGEEFLIGISKADKEIVKEIAERLRRCICEKPFNIDDKGLTVSISIGLAEVEPSRDIDLEAAIKMADTSLYKAKQQGRNRVVCIDE, encoded by the coding sequence ATGAAATTTTTAATAGTAGAAGATGAAACTGTTTCTCGTCTGCTTTTGCAAAGGATATTGCAAAATCAAGGATATGAGGTTTTAGTTGCAAAAGATGGTCAGGAAGCATGGGAGATTTTTCAAAGAGAAAAGAAAAATATTTATTTGCTCGTCATTGATTGGATGATGCCTGTGATGAATGGCTTAGAGTTGTGTAAAAAAATAAGAAAAGCAGAGACATCACATTATGTTTATATTATATTTCTTTCGGCAAAGGGAGAAAAGAAGGATATTGTCAAAGGACTTAAAGCAGGAGCAGACGATTATTTAACAAAACCATTTGACAAAGAGGAGCTGCTTTCCCGAATAAATGTAGGGCTTAGAATTATTAAACTTGAACAGGCATTAAAGGAGGCAAATCAAAAACTTTATATTTTGGCTACACTGGATGGTCTCACTAAGATTTTGAATAGAAGAGAGCTTTTAAACCGACTAAAGGGGGAACTTTCCCGAGCGAGCCGTAAAAGAACTCCTTTTTATTTGTTTATGCTGGATATTGACCATTTCAAGAAGGTTAATGATAGATATGGGCATGATGCAGGAGATAAGGTTTTGGTTGAGGTAGTGAACAGGATAAAATCCCAGTTGAGGTCTTATGATGTTGTTGGTAGATACGGAGGAGAAGAGTTTTTGATTGGTATCTCTAAGGCCGATAAAGAAATTGTTAAGGAAATTGCCGAACGCTTGCGTAGATGTATTTGCGAAAAACCTTTTAATATTGACGATAAAGGTTTAACTGTTAGCATAAGTATTGGTTTAGCTGAAGTTGAGCCTTCCCGAGATATAGATTTAGAAGCTGCAATAAAGATGGCAGATACATCTCTTTATAAAGCAAAACAGCAGGGAAGAAATAGAGTAGTCTGCATTGATGAATGA